The following DNA comes from Bacteroidota bacterium.
CCTTAACAAATTTGATTATTAAGGTGTTTACTATTTTTAAATGATACCGATTGTATCTATTCAAAACAATCAGCAATTATTTTGTTGCTTCTTCTTTTTTAGGTTTAATCAATACATCGTCTAACATACCGTAAGCTTTAGCTTCTTCTGCAATCATCCAGTAATCGCGGTCGCTATCTGCTTCTACTTTTTCAAATGGTTGGCCACTGTGGTGTGAAATAATCTCGTACAATTCTTTTTTCAATTTTTGAATTTCACGGGCTGTTATTTCTATATCGCTAGCCTGGCCTTGTGCACCTCCCAATGGCTGGTGAATCATAATACGTGCATGACGCAAAGCAGTACGTTTACCTTTAGCTCCTGCACATTGTAAAACAGCACCCATTGATGCCGCTAAACCTGTACAAATGGTTGCTACATCTGGTTGTATCCATTGCATGGTGTCATATATACCTAAACCGGCATACACTGAACCACCCGGGCTATTGATGTACATTTGAATATCTCTACGCGCATCCATCGACTCTAAAAACAACAACTGTGCTTGTACAATATTGGCTATATAATCATCAATTGCAGTTCCTAAAAACAATATTCTATCAGCCATTAAACGAGAGAAAACGTCAATTTCTCTAAAGTTCATTGGACGTTCTTCAATTACCGTACGAGTCATATTTTGCGGAATGCTTTCCATATATGCATCCACTTTTAAACTGCTTATGCCTTGGTGTTTGATGGCATATTTTCTAAATTCTTTTCCTACATCCATATTATAATTATTTAGTTTTTGTTTTTTTCAAATATATATTCAGTACCAACATTGTCAAGTGCGATGCCATTTATTTTT
Coding sequences within:
- the clpP gene encoding ATP-dependent Clp endopeptidase proteolytic subunit ClpP, whose product is MDVGKEFRKYAIKHQGISSLKVDAYMESIPQNMTRTVIEERPMNFREIDVFSRLMADRILFLGTAIDDYIANIVQAQLLFLESMDARRDIQMYINSPGGSVYAGLGIYDTMQWIQPDVATICTGLAASMGAVLQCAGAKGKRTALRHARIMIHQPLGGAQGQASDIEITAREIQKLKKELYEIISHHSGQPFEKVEADSDRDYWMIAEEAKAYGMLDDVLIKPKKEEATK